The Haloprofundus salinisoli genome includes a region encoding these proteins:
- a CDS encoding tetrahydrofolate dehydrogenase/cyclohydrolase catalytic domain-containing protein yields the protein MIQIIDGNEVAGRIRSELETCLDTLERNGVVPGLATVLMSDDGASETYVSMKRRACDELGIESFHYDVDPGAPADVLLERLDELNSDSAINGVLVQLPLPDHVEEQRVLERLDPLKDVDGFHPENVGRLVTGTPRFKPCTPHGVQRLLAAADVDTEGKDVVVVGRSNIVGKPMANLLLQRSKLGNATVTVCHSRTNDLAEKTRGADVVVAAAGVPELIDGSMLTDGTTVIDVGVNRVEADTEKGYELVGDVEFESAKSRADAITPVPGGVGPLTITMLLYNTVKAASLQENVPVSLPE from the coding sequence ATGATACAGATAATCGACGGTAACGAGGTCGCAGGTCGCATCAGGTCTGAACTGGAGACGTGTCTCGACACACTCGAACGCAACGGCGTCGTTCCGGGGCTAGCGACGGTCCTGATGAGCGATGACGGGGCAAGCGAGACGTACGTATCGATGAAGCGCCGAGCCTGTGACGAGCTCGGCATTGAGAGCTTCCACTACGACGTTGACCCAGGCGCCCCAGCCGACGTACTTCTCGAACGGCTCGACGAACTGAACTCTGATTCTGCCATCAATGGCGTTCTCGTCCAGTTACCACTTCCGGACCACGTTGAGGAACAGCGCGTACTCGAACGCCTCGACCCGCTGAAGGACGTCGACGGGTTTCACCCAGAAAACGTCGGACGACTGGTCACCGGCACTCCCCGATTCAAGCCTTGTACGCCGCACGGCGTTCAGCGCCTGCTCGCCGCCGCAGACGTCGACACCGAAGGCAAGGACGTCGTCGTGGTCGGCCGGTCGAACATCGTCGGCAAACCGATGGCGAACCTGCTCCTCCAGCGTTCGAAGTTAGGGAACGCGACGGTGACGGTCTGCCACTCGCGGACGAACGATCTCGCTGAAAAGACGCGCGGCGCCGATGTCGTCGTCGCGGCGGCCGGCGTTCCCGAACTGATAGACGGTTCGATGCTCACCGATGGAACGACGGTCATCGATGTCGGCGTGAACCGCGTTGAGGCGGACACCGAGAAAGGGTACGAACTCGTCGGCGATGTCGAGTTTGAATCCGCCAAATCGAGAGCCGACGCGATAACCCCAGTTCCGGGAGGTGTCGGACCTCTCACGATTACGATGCTCCTCTACAATACGGTCAAAGCGGCGAGCCTCCAGGAGAACGTCCCGGTCTCGCTCCCTGAGTAG
- a CDS encoding GcvT family protein, which produces MSTETLPSRADTVIVGAGAVGCSVAYHLTELGADDVIVVDQGPLPVTGGSSTHAPGIMFQTSPSKIQTKTAHYTSRLLDDAGVYTEVGGIELARSEARMDFLQRRVEWATSYGLPEPQLLEPAEVAERLPLVDEDRILGGYYSPTDGQVAGTDALQWYIESSPARFFGHTELTDIEVDGGEVQAVVTDRGRIECNRCVLATNNWAYQTGQLAGLELPITPVEHQYVVTEPLDVLRDGGAVGSATNDLEVPGDRRLTELMAQPPDRPVGRDQDNSLYFRTHGDGYGLGSYNHEPLVVDPEEMGKNDEESQASVHSFTEKHWTEPTHPNREKSAQQAFDELLPVTQGKEFRVTENGIFVYTPDGMPVLGETAAVDGLWTGLAIWWTHSGGYGRILAEWMENGVPRLPSGPVDTSGIHVNRFEPHAGGKDYFTDRGGLRYQQVYSIVEPRWQPDDHRGLRVSPFYHHQRELGAEFFQSGGWEVPQWYEHNTDLLSKYGEQIPEQEGWQAVNRSPITGAEHLHTRDNVSMFDMTTFSSIRVAGANAGEFLQQYCTNDMELDVGQVRYTTMLNHGGAILADLTVARLDEDEYMVTTGGGNSPGIHGSWLKKHAPETVSVTVEESAKCTVGLWGPNSRLLLQRVTDADVSNAGFPYFSCKRIYVGDVPVVALRVSYVGELGWELWAPSEYGQKLWRTLWEAGRDLDVRPMGAGALESMRLEKGFRLWGTDIDTDVDPLSAGLPFAVDFDTEFVGKEALVEIKENGVDNRIVPLTLDESTDVLSSGRPVRVNEEVGGYVQAADYGYSVGESIAYTYLPSEHAEPGTAVQITCEGETYDATVRDEPLFDPGREKIIR; this is translated from the coding sequence ATGAGCACAGAGACTCTCCCGTCGCGAGCCGACACGGTGATCGTCGGCGCCGGGGCCGTCGGGTGCAGCGTCGCGTACCACCTGACCGAACTCGGCGCCGACGACGTGATCGTCGTTGACCAAGGACCGCTCCCGGTCACGGGCGGTTCGTCGACGCACGCGCCGGGAATTATGTTTCAGACGTCTCCTTCGAAGATTCAGACCAAGACCGCTCACTACACGAGTCGACTGCTCGACGACGCGGGCGTCTACACGGAGGTCGGCGGCATCGAACTCGCGCGGTCGGAAGCCCGGATGGACTTCCTCCAGCGACGCGTCGAGTGGGCGACGTCATACGGCTTGCCGGAACCACAACTCCTCGAACCGGCGGAAGTCGCCGAGAGGCTTCCCTTGGTCGACGAAGACCGGATTCTGGGTGGTTACTACTCACCGACCGATGGACAGGTCGCGGGTACCGACGCGCTCCAGTGGTACATTGAGTCTTCGCCAGCCCGGTTCTTCGGCCACACGGAACTGACGGACATCGAGGTCGACGGTGGCGAAGTTCAAGCCGTTGTCACCGACCGGGGCCGCATCGAGTGTAACCGGTGCGTCCTCGCAACGAACAACTGGGCGTACCAAACCGGTCAGTTGGCCGGCCTCGAGTTACCGATAACGCCCGTCGAGCACCAGTACGTCGTTACCGAACCACTCGACGTACTCCGAGACGGGGGAGCCGTCGGCTCCGCCACTAATGATCTTGAGGTGCCCGGCGACCGCCGTCTCACCGAGCTCATGGCTCAGCCCCCGGACCGGCCGGTCGGGCGCGACCAAGATAACTCGCTGTACTTCCGCACCCACGGTGACGGCTACGGACTCGGGTCGTACAACCACGAACCGCTGGTCGTCGACCCAGAGGAGATGGGGAAGAACGACGAGGAGAGTCAGGCGTCGGTCCACAGCTTCACAGAGAAGCACTGGACGGAGCCGACGCATCCGAACCGAGAGAAATCGGCCCAGCAAGCGTTCGACGAGCTCCTCCCGGTGACTCAGGGAAAGGAGTTCCGCGTGACCGAAAACGGCATCTTCGTCTACACGCCGGACGGGATGCCAGTGCTCGGCGAGACGGCCGCGGTCGACGGTCTCTGGACCGGTCTGGCCATCTGGTGGACTCACTCCGGTGGTTACGGCCGGATTCTGGCTGAGTGGATGGAGAACGGTGTTCCGCGACTCCCCTCGGGACCGGTCGACACGAGCGGAATCCACGTCAATCGGTTCGAACCGCACGCGGGGGGCAAGGACTACTTCACAGACCGCGGCGGCCTGCGGTACCAGCAAGTGTACAGTATCGTCGAACCGCGGTGGCAACCCGACGACCACCGCGGCCTACGGGTGAGTCCGTTCTACCACCACCAGCGGGAACTCGGAGCTGAGTTCTTCCAAAGCGGCGGTTGGGAGGTACCGCAGTGGTACGAACACAACACGGATCTCCTCTCAAAGTACGGTGAACAGATTCCAGAACAAGAGGGTTGGCAGGCCGTCAACCGCTCGCCGATAACGGGCGCCGAACACCTACATACCCGGGATAACGTCTCCATGTTCGATATGACCACGTTCAGCTCGATACGGGTTGCGGGCGCGAACGCCGGCGAGTTCCTCCAGCAGTACTGTACCAACGACATGGAACTTGACGTCGGTCAGGTGCGGTACACGACGATGCTGAACCACGGCGGGGCGATTCTCGCCGACCTCACCGTCGCCCGTCTCGACGAGGACGAGTACATGGTGACGACCGGCGGTGGTAACTCGCCGGGGATCCACGGGTCGTGGCTCAAAAAACACGCCCCAGAGACCGTCTCTGTGACAGTCGAAGAGTCCGCGAAGTGTACCGTCGGCCTCTGGGGCCCGAACTCGCGGCTCCTGCTCCAGCGCGTCACCGACGCGGACGTCTCCAACGCCGGGTTCCCGTACTTCAGCTGCAAGCGAATCTACGTCGGAGACGTACCGGTTGTCGCGCTTCGGGTCTCGTACGTCGGTGAACTCGGCTGGGAACTGTGGGCTCCGTCGGAGTACGGCCAGAAGCTCTGGCGCACACTCTGGGAGGCTGGCCGCGACCTCGACGTCAGGCCCATGGGCGCGGGCGCGCTCGAGTCGATGCGCTTGGAGAAGGGGTTCCGACTCTGGGGGACGGACATCGACACGGACGTCGACCCCCTCAGCGCTGGACTTCCGTTTGCGGTCGACTTCGACACAGAGTTCGTCGGCAAAGAGGCGCTCGTCGAGATCAAGGAGAATGGCGTCGACAACCGCATCGTTCCCCTGACACTCGACGAATCGACGGACGTCCTTTCGAGCGGTCGCCCAGTCCGCGTAAACGAGGAGGTCGGCGGATACGTACAGGCCGCCGACTACGGCTACAGCGTCGGAGAGTCGATAGCGTACACCTACTTACCGAGCGAACACGCCGAACCAGGGACCGCCGTTCAGATAACGTGCGAGGGCGAGACGTACGATGCGACCGTTCGCGATGAACCGCTCTTCGATCCCGGCCGCGAGAAAATTATCCGATGA
- the ilvA gene encoding threonine ammonia-lyase, whose translation MSELRDDEPLIRYADVEEAAEQLTDETVVKRTPVERSTSLGELVDAEVYLKMEHLQWTGSFKTRGAYNKISRAVDAGADEFVAASAGNHAQGVALAATRCGADSTIVMPKHAPQAKIDATRGYGATVELVGQDFQEAMEYAQSYAAEQDVEFVHAYDDPHIVAGQGTLGIEMYEDCPDVDTVIVPIGGGGLISGIATALNHLSPETRVVGVQAEGAATVHESLDKGLPVTLDEVDTIADGIATGGISELTLNLIETHVDEVVTVTDTQIANAILLLLERAKQVVEGAAAASVAALLSEELDVHGETVMPLLCGGNLDMTMLQTVLIHALTERGQILRLRVKINDIPGKMNVISGIIAEHGANIQTVRHDRAVEELEVGEAYLVFQIETSGAEHAASIIEALESEGYAVEDVNQKTTNN comes from the coding sequence ATGAGCGAATTACGGGACGACGAACCGTTGATACGGTACGCAGACGTTGAAGAGGCAGCCGAACAGTTGACCGACGAGACGGTGGTCAAACGGACGCCAGTCGAGCGAAGCACGTCGCTCGGGGAGTTGGTCGACGCGGAGGTGTATCTCAAGATGGAGCATCTCCAGTGGACGGGCTCGTTCAAGACGCGTGGCGCTTATAACAAGATTAGCCGTGCCGTTGACGCCGGAGCTGACGAGTTCGTCGCCGCGAGTGCGGGAAACCACGCTCAGGGGGTGGCGCTGGCGGCGACTCGGTGTGGTGCGGATTCGACTATCGTCATGCCGAAACACGCTCCGCAGGCGAAGATCGACGCGACACGTGGGTACGGAGCGACGGTTGAACTCGTCGGACAGGACTTTCAGGAGGCGATGGAGTACGCCCAGTCGTACGCCGCCGAGCAGGATGTCGAATTCGTCCATGCGTACGATGACCCACACATCGTCGCCGGACAGGGGACACTCGGAATCGAGATGTACGAAGATTGTCCCGATGTGGACACAGTCATCGTCCCTATCGGCGGGGGCGGACTGATAAGCGGTATCGCCACTGCACTCAACCACCTCTCTCCGGAGACGCGGGTCGTAGGCGTACAGGCCGAGGGTGCAGCGACCGTCCACGAGAGCCTTGACAAGGGACTTCCGGTTACACTTGACGAGGTGGATACAATCGCCGACGGCATCGCGACCGGCGGCATATCGGAACTGACGCTGAACCTCATCGAGACACACGTCGACGAAGTTGTCACCGTTACCGACACCCAGATAGCCAACGCCATTCTGTTGCTGCTCGAACGGGCGAAGCAGGTCGTCGAAGGCGCGGCTGCGGCGTCGGTCGCGGCGCTCCTAAGCGAAGAACTCGACGTTCACGGTGAGACAGTCATGCCGCTACTCTGTGGTGGGAACCTCGACATGACAATGCTTCAAACAGTTCTAATTCACGCGCTTACGGAGCGGGGACAGATTCTCCGCCTGCGTGTGAAGATTAATGACATTCCGGGGAAGATGAACGTCATCTCCGGCATCATCGCTGAGCACGGCGCCAACATCCAAACCGTCAGACACGACCGCGCCGTCGAGGAACTCGAGGTCGGTGAAGCGTATCTCGTCTTCCAGATAGAGACGAGTGGGGCCGAACACGCAGCCTCAATAATCGAGGCACTCGAGTCGGAGGGCTATGCTGTCGAGGACGTCAACCAAAAAACGACAAATAATTGA
- a CDS encoding BCCT family transporter, translating to MAKSKSNGPVGRFTEELDVVVFTVGFVVAAAAVIAFVFRPEAMSEYMTGVNNFLWTDVGWWYLIAMFFLVAFVAFLIFSPWGNIKLGAKEDEPEFSFLAYFAMLYSAGIAAGIVFWGPAEAIFHYDSVSPFVGAEAQSAGAAVGAIQYTFFHWGLSAWTAYVVMALPIAYFAYRHDAPLRISTVIAPWIGIENLDRPIAKLIDILAVFATIGGVATTLGLVGRQFLVGVEWISGVSVGDTGTVLVITGLTVAFTLSVALGVERGIRRISYFNMVLFAIVTVATFVFGPTTYIVSVGTEALGAYINDFITMSFYTGATESIGGGVSAWVGGWTIFYWAWWFSWTPFVGLFIARISRGRTVRQVAVTGVIASTGITIPWFATMGGTAILLQETGRADILAVVGELGEAGSGYPLFEALPLGGLLTVLFLVLVTTFLVTSADSSTLALGMLTTGGTERPSTINRVVWGFLIGSLASLLMVTGGVDALQQAAIITGGPFSIITVLAVVAMVVSFGDHRPLFLREEDEVSFPSVRSESSEPEAADPSDD from the coding sequence ATGGCTAAGTCGAAATCAAACGGTCCTGTCGGTCGGTTCACCGAGGAACTCGACGTAGTAGTGTTCACAGTCGGATTCGTCGTGGCCGCGGCCGCGGTGATCGCGTTCGTCTTCAGACCAGAGGCGATGTCAGAGTACATGACCGGCGTGAACAACTTCCTATGGACGGACGTCGGCTGGTGGTACTTGATCGCCATGTTCTTCCTCGTCGCCTTCGTCGCATTCCTGATATTTTCCCCATGGGGGAATATCAAGCTCGGAGCGAAGGAAGACGAACCTGAGTTCTCCTTCCTCGCGTACTTCGCGATGCTGTATTCGGCCGGCATCGCCGCCGGCATCGTCTTTTGGGGGCCGGCGGAAGCGATTTTCCACTACGACTCCGTCTCGCCGTTCGTCGGCGCGGAGGCACAATCGGCAGGGGCGGCCGTCGGCGCTATCCAGTACACGTTCTTCCATTGGGGTCTTTCGGCGTGGACGGCGTACGTGGTGATGGCTCTCCCCATCGCCTATTTCGCCTATCGGCACGACGCGCCGTTACGCATCTCGACGGTCATTGCACCGTGGATCGGAATCGAGAACCTCGACAGACCGATAGCGAAACTCATCGACATCCTCGCCGTCTTCGCGACGATTGGCGGTGTTGCGACGACGCTCGGTCTTGTCGGCCGTCAGTTCTTGGTCGGTGTCGAGTGGATCTCCGGCGTAAGCGTCGGCGATACCGGGACCGTCCTTGTGATTACCGGGCTGACCGTCGCGTTCACACTCTCAGTCGCGCTCGGCGTCGAGAGGGGAATCAGGCGAATCTCGTACTTCAACATGGTGCTGTTCGCTATCGTGACCGTCGCGACGTTCGTTTTCGGACCGACGACGTACATCGTCTCCGTCGGGACTGAGGCGCTTGGCGCCTACATCAATGATTTCATCACGATGAGTTTCTACACCGGTGCCACGGAGAGCATCGGCGGCGGTGTCAGCGCGTGGGTCGGCGGCTGGACCATCTTCTACTGGGCGTGGTGGTTCTCTTGGACGCCCTTCGTCGGCTTATTTATCGCGCGTATTTCACGCGGTCGAACGGTCAGACAGGTCGCCGTCACGGGCGTCATCGCCTCGACCGGCATCACGATCCCCTGGTTCGCCACTATGGGTGGTACTGCCATCTTGCTTCAAGAGACTGGTCGGGCCGACATCCTCGCTGTCGTCGGCGAACTCGGCGAGGCCGGGTCGGGCTACCCACTCTTCGAAGCTCTGCCGCTTGGCGGCCTACTGACTGTCCTCTTCCTGGTTCTCGTGACGACATTCCTCGTCACCTCCGCTGACTCTTCAACGCTCGCGCTGGGAATGCTCACTACTGGCGGCACCGAGAGACCGTCGACTATCAACCGTGTTGTCTGGGGTTTCCTAATCGGCTCTCTCGCGTCGTTGCTGATGGTAACCGGCGGCGTTGACGCTCTGCAGCAGGCTGCCATCATCACCGGGGGACCGTTCTCTATCATCACTGTCCTCGCGGTCGTGGCGATGGTCGTCTCCTTCGGCGATCACAGGCCACTATTCCTCCGCGAGGAGGACGAAGTCTCGTTCCCGTCGGTCAGAAGTGAATCGTCCGAACCGGAGGCGGCCGACCCCTCCGACGACTGA